The Streptomyces sp. 135 sequence CGTATCGACGGCAAGCACCGCAAGGGCAGCCGGAGCTGGCTGCCGTTCAGCGTCCGGCTGTACTTCTACGCGGGCGCCGAGTCGTTCCGCATGGTGCACACCATCACCTACGACGGCGACCAGGAGAAGGACTTCATCCGCGGGCTCGGCGTGCGCTTCACCGTGCCGATGCGCGACGCCCCGTACGACCGGCACATCCGCATCGCGGGTGAGGGCGAGGGCTTCCTCACCGAGGCCGTCAAGGGGATCACCGGGCTGCGCCGCGACCCCGGCGCAGCCGTGCGCGCCGCGCAGGTCAAGGGCGAGAAGCTGCCCGACCCCGCCACCTGGGACCAGCGCGTCACCAGCCGCCTGCAGTACATCCCGAGTTGGGGCGACTACACGCTCGCCCAGCTGTCCGCCGACGGGTTCACGCTGCGCAAGCGCACCGAGCCCGGCCGCGGCTGGATCCCCGCGGGCGGCGGCGGGCGCGCGAACGGCTTCGGGTACGTGGGCGGGGTGAGCGGCGGGTTCTCGTTCGGCCTGCGCGACTTCTGGGAGAAGCACCCCGCCCAGCTCGACATCCGCGGCGCGGCGGGCGACGAGGCGGAGGTGACCCTGTGGCTGTGGTCGCCGGAGGCGCCCGCCATGGACCTGCGCTTCTACCACGACGGGCTGGGCCAGGACACCTACCCGGAGCAGCTCGAAGGCCTCAACATCACCTATGAGGATTTCGAACCGGGTTTCGGCACCCCTTACGGCATCGCCCGCACCAGCGAGCTGATGTTCTGGGCCAACGCCGCGACACCCTCGACTGCCACGCTCGTCGACCAGGCCGCCGCCGTCCGCGTCCCGCCCCAGTTGGTCGCCGAACCCGGTCATGTGAGCGCCGCCGGCGTCTTCGGCGGGCTCTTCGCACCCGTCGACCGCTCCACGCCCGCGAAGGCCGAGATCGAGGACCACCTCGACTTCCTCTTCACGTACTACAAGGACCAGGTCGAACAGCGCCGCTGGTACGGCTTCTGGGACTACGGCGACATCATGCACACCTACGACGAGGACCGGCACCAGTGGCGGTACGACGTCGGCGGCTACGCCTGGGACAACTCCGAGCTCTCGCCCGACCTCTGGCTCTGGTACGCCTATCTGCGCTCGGGCCGCGCCGACATCTTCCGCTTCGCCGAGGCCATGACCCGCCACACCGGCGAGGTCGACGCCTACCACCTCGGCCAGTGGGCCGGGCTCGGCACCCGGCACGGCGTCCAGCACTTCGCCGACAGCGCCAAACAGCAGCGCATCTCCACCGCCGTCTACCGCCGCCCCTACTACTTCCTCACCGCCGACGAACGGGTCGGCGACCTCATGCACGCCCTCGTCGACTCCGACGAGACCTTCCTGGCCCTCGACCCGCTCCGAAAGATCCGCACCGAACCCTACGAACCCGATCGGCACGCCCTGTCCATCGGCTTCGGCACCGACTGGAGCGGCCTCGCGGGCGCCTGGCTCACCGAATGGGAACGCAAGGGCCCGAAGGCCCAGAAGGCCGAGGCCCGGCTGCGCTCCACCATGCGGACCATCGCCGCCCAGCCGAACGGCTTCGTACAGGGCAGCGGGCTGTACGACCTCGACACGGGCCGGTTCGCGGTCGCCGGCGAGCCCGCGGTGAACGTCTCGCACCTCTCCGCGATGTTCGGCCTCGTCGAGATGTGCGCCGAGCTGATCGACCTCATCGACCTGCCCGACTTCAAGGCGGCCTGGCTGGACTACTGCCGCTACTTCAACGCCACCAAGGCCGAGCAACGGCAGCGCTACGGCAAGGACTTCGGCAACCTGCTGCTCTTCCAGGGCCACTCCCGCCAGGACGCCTACGCCGCCGCCCAGTTGGAGGACGACCGGCTCGCCGCACGCGCCTGGCAGAAGTTCCACGACAGCGACGGCTACACCCGCGCCATGAAGTGGCAGCGGACGAGGATCGAGGGACCCGACGCCCTGGAACCGGGGTACGAGCACCCGCGGATCAGCACCAACGAGACCGCCCTGTTCGGCCTCGCCGCCATCCAGAATCTCGCCCTCATCGGCGACAAGCTGCCCGACTAGGACTCGAGTCCAAGGGAGTTCCCTCATGCAGCGGTACGGTTCCGTTCTCGTCGCGCTGGCCGCGACCCTGAGTGGCCTGGGCGCCGCGGCGCCCGCCCACGCCGACCGGGGCCACGGTCACGGCGAGGCCCTGGCGACGAGGAACGAGCACTGCACGGGCTCGGCCCCCGTCGTCTGCCACCTCGACGTCGCCCCGGGCACGTACGACGTGTCCGTCCTGCTCG is a genomic window containing:
- a CDS encoding Tat pathway signal sequence domain protein yields the protein MPPVARRALLKAAAAAGVAAQFSWALGGGRARAAVPVAPVADGPVRIRWLEDGGVGAAPGSTFGVPWPKGLHGADATFALADGDGKDVTVQSWPTAYWPDGSLKWTAHAVGPGVGDAERFTLKVGTPAPYEEKVKVTRSGRKVTVDTGVITAVIGTDGERLVQSVTRGGGTKIATDGRLVLLRQGDIDDGDTGHAKWERFDGEIGAVVVEQDGPVRAVVRIDGKHRKGSRSWLPFSVRLYFYAGAESFRMVHTITYDGDQEKDFIRGLGVRFTVPMRDAPYDRHIRIAGEGEGFLTEAVKGITGLRRDPGAAVRAAQVKGEKLPDPATWDQRVTSRLQYIPSWGDYTLAQLSADGFTLRKRTEPGRGWIPAGGGGRANGFGYVGGVSGGFSFGLRDFWEKHPAQLDIRGAAGDEAEVTLWLWSPEAPAMDLRFYHDGLGQDTYPEQLEGLNITYEDFEPGFGTPYGIARTSELMFWANAATPSTATLVDQAAAVRVPPQLVAEPGHVSAAGVFGGLFAPVDRSTPAKAEIEDHLDFLFTYYKDQVEQRRWYGFWDYGDIMHTYDEDRHQWRYDVGGYAWDNSELSPDLWLWYAYLRSGRADIFRFAEAMTRHTGEVDAYHLGQWAGLGTRHGVQHFADSAKQQRISTAVYRRPYYFLTADERVGDLMHALVDSDETFLALDPLRKIRTEPYEPDRHALSIGFGTDWSGLAGAWLTEWERKGPKAQKAEARLRSTMRTIAAQPNGFVQGSGLYDLDTGRFAVAGEPAVNVSHLSAMFGLVEMCAELIDLIDLPDFKAAWLDYCRYFNATKAEQRQRYGKDFGNLLLFQGHSRQDAYAAAQLEDDRLAARAWQKFHDSDGYTRAMKWQRTRIEGPDALEPGYEHPRISTNETALFGLAAIQNLALIGDKLPD